A single Brassica rapa cultivar Chiifu-401-42 chromosome A04, CAAS_Brap_v3.01, whole genome shotgun sequence DNA region contains:
- the LOC117133595 gene encoding uncharacterized protein LOC117133595, giving the protein MEHKDNNFFYRGGFVNKDIVIDPDYMTWSMFEGFCEDNGSSGSVKYVWYKLPQETMDLVRTISELTSDSSINQMCGEAVKVGAVDIYIEQNRGEKERVDEEVQKDGEEERGEEDRGEEERSEEDRDDERQDNGEQSNAADEVEEEIIEEGEDIPFQSLFGDIREEEVRGEANDDEEVRGGANDDEEEESERQLRDVEHPAPTVDTDDEWEDFNRQEKVISRTRYSNEKPPYLWLMQTFNSGEEFKDQLLRYVLKTNYDVKLCRWEKTKLGAICTNVKCKWKIYCTVIKSSESLYEVTEFDCSYLVCLPQQHCACNRWDITGIPCQHAIYVINEHNKEPADYVDSYYLTSRWQDTYENNIKPVNGERLWEKTGKEAVQIPEKRRMPGRPKNYDRIKEAHESKTNPTKVTREGRRMTCSNCKQTGHNCGTCTLQAAPELPKRKRGRPKKTDDPWSIHNAPKRRRNAQSQSTPNPVSTQPCVDPQPSTAPQPSNAPAARGRGRPRGRGRGRGRGRGRERETPVPRESGCYIGPYSGRVFDVWGPTAVSDQNSQGSQQQPQDS; this is encoded by the exons ATGGAGCACAAAGATAACAATTTTTTCTATCGGGGAGGATTTGTCAACAAAGATATTGTTATCGATCCGGATTACATGACATGGTCAATGTTTGAAGGTTTCTGTGAAGACAATGGGTCAAGTGGGTCAGTAAAATATGTTTGGTACAAGCTTCCACAAGAAACTATGGATTTAGTGAGAACGATTTCCGAACTCACTTCAGATTCGTCTATTAATCAGATGTGTGGTGAAGCTGTGAAAGTAGGTGCGGTCGATATTTACATTGAGCAAAACAGAGGTGAAAAAGAAAGGGTTGATGAAGAAGTACAGaaagatggtgaagaagaaagaggtgAAGAAGACagaggtgaagaagaaagaagtgaAGAAGACAGAGATGATGAGAGGCAGGACAATGGAGAACAGTCTAACGCTGCTGATGaggtagaagaagaaatcaTCGAAGA AGGAGAAGATATTCCATTTCAGTCACTCTTTGGAGATATTCGTGAAGAAGAAGTTAGAGGTGAAGCTAATGATGATGAGGAAGTTAGAGGTGGAGctaatgatgatgaagaagaagaatctgagAGACAGTTAAGGGATGTTGAACATCCGGCTCCTACTGTTGACACTGACGATGAATGGGAAGACTTCAATCGACAGGAAAAGGTCATTTCGAGAACAAGATACAGCAATGAGAAGCCTCCGTACTTGTGGTTAATGCAGACATTCAACAGTGGGGAGGAGTTCAAAGATCAGCTGTTGCGCTATGTTCTGAAGACAAACTACGATGTGAAGCTATGTAGATGGGAGAAAACGAAGTTAGGAGCCATTTGCACAAACGTTAAATGCAAGTGGAAGATTTATTGCACGGTCATTAAAAGCAGTGAAAGCTTATATGAAGTCACTGAGTTTGATTGTAGCTACTTGGTATGTCTTCCACAACAGCATTGTGCTTGTAATCGATGGGACATCACGGGAATACCTTGCCAGCATGCTATTTACGTCATCAATGAGCATAATAAGGAACCTGCAGA CTATGTTGATAGTTACTATCTGACATCAAGGTGGCAAGATACTTATGAAAACAACATAAAACCTGTTAACGGTGAGAGATTGTGGGAGAAGACGGGTAAAGAAGCTGTACAAATCCCTGAAAAAAGGAGAATGCCGGGACGTCCGAAAAATTATGATAGGATCAAAGAGGCACATGAGTCAAAGACAAATCCAACCAAGGTCacaagagaaggaagaaggaTGACATGTAGCAACTGTAAGCAAACCGGTCATAACTGTGGAACTTGTACTCTACAAGCTGCTCCTGAACTTCCTAAACGCAAAAGAGGACGACCAAAAAAGACT GATGATCCTTGGAGCATTCACAATGCACCGAAGAGGAGGAGGAATGCTCAAAGTCAGTCCACACCAAATCCGGTCAGCACACAGCCTTGTGTTGATCCACAACCTTCAACTGCTCCACAGCCTTCAAATGCTCCAGCTGCAAGAGGACGTGGCCGACCACGGGGACGAGGGAGAGGGCGTGGTCGCGGTCGCGGACGTGAGCGTGAGACTCCTGTTCCAAGAGAGTCTGGTTGCTATATTGGTCCTTACTCTGGTCGTGTATTTGATGTATGGGGGCCTACTGCTGTGAGTGATCAGAATTCACAAGGCTCTCAACAACAACCTCAAGACTCTTAG
- the LOC103863375 gene encoding uncharacterized protein LOC103863375, translating to MAKSEGSSSGARSSYKKKFGGPLCYCKKPTSTAKAWTDDNPGRRFWLCDSHGFVDWVDKEEQNEWQKQSLLEARSVMDRQREEIKNLKQLLRTTSQEAPAGDSTELLLEEGNRLAEEKEKLEIALITSVEKEKLLRQFVGLSWGGFIVVIIIMGVIVVKK from the coding sequence ATGGCTAAGAGTGAGGGGTCGAGTTCAGGTGCAAGGTCATCCTATAAGAAGAAGTTCGGCGGTCCTTTATGCTACTGCAAGAAACCAACGAGTACCGCGAAGGCTTGGACAGATGACAATCCGGGTCGAAGGTTTTGGTTGTGTGATTCTCATGGGTTCGTCGATTGGGTTGATAAGGAGGAGCAAAATGAATGGCAGAAACAGAGTTTACTGGAGGCCAGAAGCGTGATGGATCGTCAGagagaagaaataaaaaatcttaaacAGTTGCTTAGGACAACTTCTCAAGAAGCCCCAGCTGGAGATTCAACTGAATTACTGTTGGAGGAAGGAAACAGACTTGCAGAGGAGAAGGAGAAACTTGAAATTGCACTGATAACATCAGTTGAAAAAGAGAAATTGCTAAGGCAATTCGTTGGTCTTTCGTGGGGAGGCTTCATTGTTGTCATAATCATCATGGGCGTTATCGTGGTGAAGAAGTAG
- the LOC103863254 gene encoding uncharacterized protein LOC103863254: MEGRRITASPRPCSGGRRVVAKKRPRPDGFVNSVKKLQRREISSRKDRAFSISTAQERFRNMRLVEQYDTHDPKGHCLVALPFLMKRTKVIEIVAARDIVFALAHSGVCAAFSRETNRRICFLNVSPDEVIRSLFYNKNNDSLITVSVYASDNFSSLKCRSTRIEYILRGQPDAGFALFESESLKWPGFVEFDDVNGKVLTYSAQDSVYKVFDLKNYTMLYSISDKHVQEIKISPGIMLLIFKRATSHVPLKILSIEDGTVLKSFNHLLHRNKKVDFIEQFNEKLLVKQENENLQILDVRTAEQMEVSRAEFMTPSAFIFLYENQLFLTFRNRNVSVWNFRGELVTSFEDHLLWHPDCNTNNIYITSDQDLIISYCKADTEDQWIEGNAGSINISNILTGKCLAKITSSSGPPKEDESSSTSSSSSLGTNSKQRRNAVAEALEDITALFYDEERNEIYTGNRHGFVHVWSN, translated from the exons ATGGAGGGAAGACGGATTACAGCTAGCCCTAGGCCTTGCAGCGGCGGAAGAAGAGTCGTCGCGAAGAAGAGACCTCGTCCCGATGGGTTCGTCAACAGCGTCAAAAAGCTCCAACGAAGAGAAATCTCGTCTCGCAAAGATCGAGCTTTCTCCATCAGCACTGCCCAGGAGAGATTCCGCAACATGCGTCTCGTG gAGCAATACGATACTCATGATCCCAAGGGACATTGTTTAGTTGCGTTACCGTTTTTGATGAAGAGAACTAAAGTTATCGAGATAGTTGCTGCGAGGGACATTGTCTTTGCGCTTGCTCACTCTGGTGTCTGTGCAGCTTTCAGTAGAG AGACGAATAGGAGGATATGCTTTTTGAATGTAAGTCCAGATGAAGTCATTAGGAGCTTGTTCTACAACAAGAACAATGATTCCCTCATCACTGTTTCTGTTTATGCTTCTGACAATTTCAGCTCTTTGAAATGCAGATCCACTAGAATTGA GTATATTCTGAGAGGTCAGCCAGATGCAGGGTTTGCCCTTTTTGAGTCTGAATCGTTAAAGTGGCCTGGTTTTGTAGAGTTTGATGACGTTAATGGAAAGGTGCTTACGTATTCTGCACAGGACAG TGTGTACAAGGTTTTTGATCTGAAAAACTATACCATGCTGTATTCGATATCAGATAAACATGTCCAAGAAATTAAAATAAG TCCAGGGATAATGTTATTGATCTTCAAGAGAGCTACAAGTCACGTTCCTTTGAAGATTCTGTCGATAGAAGACGGCACAGTTCTCAAGTCCTTCAATCATTTACTTCACCGGAACAAGAAAGTTGATTTCATTGAACAATTCAACGAGAAACTTCTCGTTAAGCAAGAGAATGAGAATCTCCAAATACTCGAC GTCAGAACCGCTGAACAAATGGAAGTTAGCAGAGCAGAGTTCATGACACCGTCTGCGTTCATATTTCTTTACGAGAACCAGCTGTTTCTAACATTCAGGAACCGGAACGTGTCCGTGTGGAACTTTCGTGGAGAGCTGGTGACTTCCTTTGAGGACCATCTTCTATGGCATCCGGACTGCAACACAAACAACATCTACATAACAAGTGATCAAGATCTGATCATCTCGTATTGCAAAGCTGATACTGAAGATCAGTGGATAGAAGGAAATG CGGGATCAATTAATATCAGCAATATATTGACTGGGAAGTGCTTAGCTAAGATAACATCAAGCAGTGGACCTCCAAAAGAAGATGAGAGCAGCAGcactagtagtagtagtagtttgGGGACCAACTCAAAGCAGAGGAGAAACGCTGTGGCTGAAGCTTTGGAAGACATAACGGCTCTATTTTATGACGAAGAACGCAATGAGATATACACTGGAAACAGACACGGTTTTGTTCATGTGTGGTCCAACTGA
- the LOC103863255 gene encoding cyclin-dependent kinase B1-1: MEKYEKLEKVGEGTYGKVYKAVEKSTGKLVALKKTRLEIDEEGIPPTALREISLLQMLSTSLYIVRLLCVEHVLKPPAKSNLYLVFEYLDTDLKKFVDSFRKSANPRPLGDPLIQKLMFQLCKGVAHCHSHGVLHRDLKPQNLLLLKDKELLKIADLGLGRTFTVPLKSYTHEIVTLWYRAPEVLLGSTHYSTAVDMWSVGCIFAEMVRRQALFPGDSEYQQLLHIFKLLGTPTEQQWPGVSSLRDWHVYPKWEPQDLARAVPSLSPQGVDLLTKMLKYNPAERIAAKTALDHPYFDSLDKSQF, from the exons ATGGAGAAGTACGAGAAGCTAGAGAAAGTCGGCGAAGGCACCTACGGCAAAGTCTACAAAGCCGTCGAGAAATCCACCGGCAAACTCGTCGCGCTCAAGAAAACGCGCCTCGAGATCGACGAGGAAGGCATCCCCCCCACCGCCCTCCGCGAGATCTCCCTCCTCCAGATGCTCTCCACCTCCCTCTACATCGTCCGCCTCCTCTGCGTCGAGCACGTCCTCAAGCCCCCCGCGAAGTCCAACCTCTACCTCGTCTTCGAATACCTCGACACCGACCTCAAGAAATTCGTCGATTCCTTCCGCAAATCCGCCAACCCTAGGCCCCTCGGCGATCCTCTGATCCAGAAGCTCATGTTCCAGCTCTGCAAAGGCGTCGCGCATTGCCACAGCCACGGCGTGCTTCACCGCGATTTGAAGCCGCAGAATCTGCTTCTGCTGAAGGATAAGGAGTTGCTTAAGATCGCTGATTTGGGGCTCGGGAGGACCTTCACGGTGCCGCTTAAGTCTTATACGCATGAGATTGTGACGCTTTGGTATAGAGCTCCGGAGGTTCTTCTTGGCTCGACTCATTACTCTACTGCTGTTGATATGTGGTCTGTTGGTTGCATCTTTG CTGAGATGGTTAGGAGGCAAGCGCTTTTCCCTGGTGATTCTGAGTATCAGCAATTGCTTCATATCTTCAA ATTGCTAGGGACACCAACAGAGCAGCAATGGCCGGGTGTTTCCTCTCTGCGTGACTGGCATGTCTACCCAAAGTGGGAGCCGCAAGACTTAGCACGTGCTGTTCCATCTCTTTCGCCTCAAGGAGTTGATCTTCTCACG AAAATGCTCAAGTACAATCCTGCTGAAAGAATTGCAGCAAAGACAGCACTTGATCACCCTTACTTTGACAGCCTTGACAAGTCCCAGTTCTGA